The DNA segment GCCTGCTGACCATGCCGGACGCATTGGCTTTGCCGACATGGTGTCGGTAAAGTACGGGCATGTCCACCTCGAAGCTCCGATGGCTCGGCCTGGCCGTCATCGGACTCGCCGTCTCGCTCATCATCGTCGACACGACCATCGTGAACGTCGCGATCCCCTCGATCGTCGACGACCTCGGGCTCGGTTCGACGCAGGTGCAATGGGTGCAGGAGTCGTACACGCTCGTGTTCGCCGCCCTGCTCATCCCGTTCGGCGCGCTCGGCGATCGCATCGGGCGCCGCCGGATCCTGATCCTCGGCGTCACCGTCTTCACCGCGGCATCCGTGCTGGCCGGCATCGCGCCGTCGGGCGAACTGCTCATCGCGGCCCGCGTGCTCCAGGGCGTCGGAGGAGCCATGGTCCTGCCCGGGACGCTGTCGCTCATCAACGCGATGTTCCGCGGACGCGATCGGACGACTGCGTTCGCGGTGTGGGGCTCCATCATCGGCGGGATGGCGGCCGTGGGTCCCCTGCTGGGCGGCTGGCTCATCACCGACTTCTCCTGGCGCTGGGCCTTCGGCATCAACGTTCCATTCGGCATCCTGGTCGTCGTCGGCGCCCTCCTGACCCTCGACGAATCGCGGTCCGAGCGGCCGCCCGCGAGGTTCGACCTGCTCGGCGCCCTCCTCGTCGTCATCGCCTCGGGCACGCTCGTGTTCGCGCTCATCGAGGGGCGCACGCTGGGCTGGTGGGCGGCGGCCGACGTCCCGGCCGTCGCCGGATGGTCCTGGCCGTTCGAGGTCTCGCCGACCCCGTGGCTGCTCGTCGCGGCGGCCGTCTCGGGCGTGGCCTTCATCGCCTGGGAGCGGCGACGGCGACGACACGGCCGGTCCACGCTGCTGCCGCTCGAGCTCTTCTCGATCCGCACGTTCTCGGTCGGCAACCTCGTCTCCGCCATCATCAGCCTCGGTGAGCTCGGCATCCTCTTCGTGCTGCCGCTCTGGGTCCAGAACGTCCTCGGCTACGACGCCCTCCAGGCGGGCCTGCTCCTGATCTCGCTCGCCGTCGGCTCGTTCCTGGCCACGGGTGCGGTCAGCGGCCTCGCCCGGAAGCTGAGCCCGGTCGGCATCCTCCGGCTCGGCATCGCCCTCGAACTCGCGGGCGTCCTCGGCCTGGCCATCACGCTGAGCACGGACTCCTCGTGGGTCCAGCTCAGCGCGCTCCTGTTCGCGTACGGCCTCGGCATCGGCCTCGCGAGCTCGCAGGTGACCAACGTCGTGCTCGCCGACATCCCCGTCGACCAGGGCGGCCAGGCATCGGGAACGCAGAGCACGGCTCGGCAGATCGGCTCGGCCCTCGGCATCGCCATCCTCGGCACGGTGCTGTTCGGCACGCTGCAGGCCGACCTCGACGGGCGCCTCGACGGGCTCGATGCGAGCGCCCGAGACCAGGCGGTGACCGTCGTGACGCAGAGTGCGGGTGCCGCCATCCCGGCCCTTCGCGCCGACCCGGCCACGGCCGCGGTCGGCGATCAGGCGGCCGAGAGCTTCACCGTCGCCGCATCGGCCTCGGCCTACGGCGCTGCCGCGTTCCTCGCGCTCGCGCTGGCCGCCTCGACATCGTTGCGCTCGCGCTCGCGGTCCGGAGGTCGGGGCGCCTCGGGCGCGGGGGACGCCGATGGCACCGGGGTCGCCGGCACCGCCGCCGCCGCACCCCGGCCCCCTGCCGTCGACGCCGTTCCGGACGGCCCGAGCGCATGAGCGGCGAGACGCCGTCGACGACCGGCCGGGATGGGGCGGGACGCACGGGCCGGACCACCTGGCCCGTCCTCGTCACGGCCGTCGCCGCCCTGCTCGTCGTCGGTTGGGTGAGCGTGACGGCATGGGACGCCCTCGTGCACGCGCATCCGGCGTACCCGATCCTGCTCGCGGCGACCGCGGCCGGCGCCGCCGCAACGATCGTGCTCGAGATCCTCCGGCCGACCCCTGCGACCGGGTGGCGACGCGTGGTGCGCATCGCGCTCCTCGTCCTCGCGGTCGCCTGGATCGGCGTGATCGGCTGGCTCCGGCCGCATTCCGCGATCGAGCCGGCGCTCCTGGCGATGACCTCCGACGAGACCGTCGACGTC comes from the Agromyces marinus genome and includes:
- a CDS encoding DHA2 family efflux MFS transporter permease subunit, giving the protein MSTSKLRWLGLAVIGLAVSLIIVDTTIVNVAIPSIVDDLGLGSTQVQWVQESYTLVFAALLIPFGALGDRIGRRRILILGVTVFTAASVLAGIAPSGELLIAARVLQGVGGAMVLPGTLSLINAMFRGRDRTTAFAVWGSIIGGMAAVGPLLGGWLITDFSWRWAFGINVPFGILVVVGALLTLDESRSERPPARFDLLGALLVVIASGTLVFALIEGRTLGWWAAADVPAVAGWSWPFEVSPTPWLLVAAAVSGVAFIAWERRRRRHGRSTLLPLELFSIRTFSVGNLVSAIISLGELGILFVLPLWVQNVLGYDALQAGLLLISLAVGSFLATGAVSGLARKLSPVGILRLGIALELAGVLGLAITLSTDSSWVQLSALLFAYGLGIGLASSQVTNVVLADIPVDQGGQASGTQSTARQIGSALGIAILGTVLFGTLQADLDGRLDGLDASARDQAVTVVTQSAGAAIPALRADPATAAVGDQAAESFTVAASASAYGAAAFLALALAASTSLRSRSRSGGRGASGAGDADGTGVAGTAAAAPRPPAVDAVPDGPSA